The sequence AAAGGCATTGTTCGTCTATCGGCATCGTTCCCCTTTTCACAGTCCATAAGGTAAGAAGGCCACCTTTCTCGAAATCTCTTCGAAGATTCCAGCCCCCCACAATACGTGAATGTGAAAAAAAAGACAAGGCTTTTCGCCTCGCCCTTGCGGATTTTTTCATCCAACGCAGGAAGGAGTGTTTAAGGGGATTTTAAAGAAAATCCAAACCCTTTTGTAACAAAAGAACCTATAAAATAGTTTGTCGGTTTTTGTCAACAAAAAAAGAGAAAAAAGAGACGGCCCGGAGCTTACCCTTCTGATCCCGGTCAGTTAAAGGACCCATAAACCTGGGTTATATGAGGGGATAGATGGCGCCGGATCACCGGCAGGTCCGGAGCAGCCGGGTCATAGGCATCCAAAAGGGCAGAAAATCTTTCCACCAGGTCCCCTTCGGAATACCGGCTGAGCCCTTTCAGAAAAGATTTTCGAAATCCGGCCGTTAGGCCTCCTTCTCTTTCTTTAATCTGCAAGGCCTCCTGGAACCCTTCCCAGGTCATCTCCAGGCAATCATCTTCGGCCCAGACAATCTCTCCAACCCCATCCAGCCGATCCAGCCGCATTCTCAAAGACAGATTCAAAAAAAAGAAAAGCAGGGCCTCTTCGACCGTATTCTCGGAAGGCTCCATCATCGGTCCGTATTGTCTGACCGTCACCAGCCGGACCTCCACCTTTTCCCCTTCCCTTTTTACCACAAAATCACCGGCCCCATGGTGCCAGGGGAAGATCTGGTCAAATGTCAATGGGTTATAATAAAGTGTCAATATCTTGGAAATTTCGAGATAGACCTGTTTTCTTTGTCGGTCAGTGAGATATCGGGGGCTTTGGTTTCCATCCCAGAGGATCAATTTTCGGGTTCCCTCAGCAGGATCTAACGATAGATGAAACTCATGGAATCCCTCAAACCATTCGGCCAGAAACAGGCCCGCCGGGGCGCCCTCATCCCCCAAGGGGCAGGAATAAACGATCGGCAGAAAAGGGTAAGGATATTCCCTGGTCAGAAAAGTTAAGGCCCTGATCTCCCCCAACATAGCCGCCCGTCCTCTTTCGGTCAGGGCAACATTCATCACAAACCTGGCGCATCTCTCTTTGGTGATTACTTCGATTTTGGCGGGATGGTACAGGTTTCCATGTTTTTCGGCATAAATAAGGATTTCCGTTACCTCGGAAAGCAAAACAGGGGAGGCCAGTTGCCGCCCTGTCGCCTGCAAAAGCAAGGCAAATGAGTTTCTTGAAATAACGTCCTGGATGACCTGAAAATAACTCCCGAAGGTCCAAGGCCCGTTTCCCGGTTCCATGGATCCGTTTCGGCTCTCAGGCAAGGGGGCGCCGGTCCATCGGGCCTCGAATGGAACCTTTCCCAATAAAGAAGAGGCCATCCATTTAATCCGGGGTTGGGTTGTTTGGATCAAAAGCGGAAAACCTAAAGATTGGTATTAGACCTAATGCCCTTCTGGGGCGCCACGAAACATAAAAATGGATCAAGATTCAATGGGTTTCAACGAACTACGGATTTTCGCGAACCCTGATCCCCGAACCCCGATCCCTGAAGGTTATCGTACTAACTCCGGATTACTTAAGCCGATTCCGGCCCTCCCTGGTAGGGCTCGAGCTCCTGCAAAAACCGGCTATCGACCGAAAAACCATAAGTCCTGGCCTGGTCGCAATGGGCAACTGCTTCCTGGAAGGCCCCTTTTTCAAAATAGGCCAAAGCCAGATTGTTATGGGCCACCGCAAAGGTGGGGGCCATCTGCAAGACCTTTTTTGAGGCGGCGATACTTTCCTCCAAACGGCCTTGCATAAAATAGGCGCTGGCCAGGGTGGCCAGGGCCTGAATGAATTGGGGATTAATGGCCACGGCCTTTTCCAGGGCATCGACAGCGGCATCGAGTTCCCCTTTTTGCAAATAGGCAAAGCCTAAGTTGCCATAGGGTACGGAAAATTTCGGCCTGATTTTTATGGCATCCCGGTTAAGTTGAATGCACTCTTCCAGGTCCCCTTGTTGTAAGTAGATCCCTCCCAGGTCCACATAAGCCTCGGCCAAACTGGGACTGCTGTGGATAGCCTCCTTAAATTCATGGATGGCCTCATCCCATTTCTCCTGTTTAATCAAGGCGATGGCCAGGTTATAATGGCTGGTTCCGCAGTCCGGGTTTTTGGTCAGGGCTTCTTTCAGCCCTTCGATATATTCTTCGGTGGTTTGCGGCTGATTTTTGGTTACTGTCTTCATGGATACCTCTCAATTGGATAATTCCTATGGAAAATAAAAACAAGATACCACAGGGGGGGAATTAAGTCAAAGTCCGCTTGAAAGTCCCACCAGAGGCTTTATTTCCGACTTGG comes from Deltaproteobacteria bacterium and encodes:
- a CDS encoding tetratricopeptide repeat protein, with the protein product MKTVTKNQPQTTEEYIEGLKEALTKNPDCGTSHYNLAIALIKQEKWDEAIHEFKEAIHSSPSLAEAYVDLGGIYLQQGDLEECIQLNRDAIKIRPKFSVPYGNLGFAYLQKGELDAAVDALEKAVAINPQFIQALATLASAYFMQGRLEESIAASKKVLQMAPTFAVAHNNLALAYFEKGAFQEAVAHCDQARTYGFSVDSRFLQELEPYQGGPESA